ACCCGTACGCCGCCGGCACGCAGGCGCAGCACCGGCGGGAAGGCGTGCTCGCCGGGGGCGTTGGTCATGATCGACACGCCGGCCTTGGCCAGCACCTGGGCCGTGCGGTCGACCACGCTGTCGCTGACGTCGCCCAGGCCGTAGGCATGGCTGACCGCAACCAGGCCCTGCATGCCCAGCGCCTGGGTGCGTGCAGCGATGCGTTCGAGCTGGGCGATGCAGATGTCGCCGGGTTCGTGCAGGTGGATGTCGACCTTCACGCCATGCCGGTCGGCGATGCCGAAGACGATATCGAGCTGTGCGTCGGCGTCGCCGTCCAGGGTGGTCGGGTCGATGCCGCCGACCACCTGGACGCCTTCACGTACTGCGGCTTCCATCACTTGGGCAGTGCCGGGGCAGGTGACCACGCCGGCCTGAGGGAAGGCCACCAACTCGATGTCGACCAGATCCTTGCAGGCTTCACGCGCTTCGAGGATCGCCTGCAGGTTGGTAAGGCCCGTGGTGGCGTCCACGTCCACGTGGCAGCGCATGGCGATGGTGCCGAACGATGCGCACTGGCGAATCAGGGCCTGGGCGCGCTCGACGATGGGCGGGGCACCCGCCAGTTCGCGCTTTTCCACGGCCAGGCGTTCACGCAGGGTGGCCACGGCCTGGTGCGGGTGCCAGCGGTCACCGACGAAGCTCTTGTCCAAGTGAATATGGCCGTCGACGAAGCCTGGCAGCACCAGCAGGCCCTCGAGGTCGATGGTCTCGCGGGCGGCTTGGGCGGCACGTTGCGGGCCGATATGGCTGATGCGCCCGTTCTTCACGGCGATGTACAGCGGCAGGCCATCGGCGTCGATGGCATTGATGAACTCACGGTCGTTCATGAAAGGCCTTCCTGGAGCAGGGCCGGATCGACAGAACGCACGCAGGCGGGTGATGGCCCTTTTGGTTGTGGGTAGCGACACACGGTAGGGAAGAAGCGGGTGCCTCACAAATTAAATATCAGGATCGACCGTAGTGCGTTTATGGATGCACGCAAGCCAACTTCTCCTGCATTAAAAACCCCACTGAAGTCGATTCCGATTTTTAACTTTCCAAGCTTTCCAACAGGGGCCAGGATTGAGCGCGAACACGTTCGAACGTGCTCGATACGGGCCTGCACGCCGTCTGCCACGGCACTTCGGCGCCCGGTCACCCCACACAATAAAAACAACAGCTGTATCGGAGATCTGTTCATGATCAATGATTCCAGGCGACTGCGTGCCGCCCTCATTTTCATTGCCTGCACCTCTTTCATCGTCTGTGGTGTGCAGCCCATCTTCATGGGCTTGCTGACGGAACGGCTCAACCTGTCACTGGACCTGCAAGGCTGGGTGGTGTCGGTCGAGATGATCGGCATGACCCTCGGCACGCTGTTGTGCCCGGTCATGATGAAACGCCATGGCGGGCGCAGCCTGTGCCTGCTGGTCGGCCTGCTGTGCGTGGCCTTGAGCATCGCCACCGCCTTCGCCACCACCCACACCCTGCTGTTGATCGTACGCCTGGCCGCCGGCACCTGCGCCGGGCTGGTCTATGCCTACGCCGTTTGCACGCTGGGCCGCCTGCCCAACCAGGACCGCTCGTTCGGCCTGATGCTGTTGCTGCAGACGCCAGAATACTCGCTGTTTTCCGCGGCATTGCCGCTGCTTGCCGCCCAGAGCGGCGCGGTGACTGCCCTGTGTTCGTTCGGCCTGTGGTACCTGCTGATCTGCGGTGCCAGCCTGGTGCTGCCACGCCGCCCGGCAGTGATGCTGGCCAGCGGTGAGGGCTCACCTGCCCAAGGTGGTTCGGCGCGCACCGGGCGCACGGCGCTGGTCGGCATGCTGTTCATGCAGATCGCCATCTACTGCGTGTGGGGTTTCATCGACCAGTTGGCGCGTGACCAGGGCATCGACGGCGTCGACATCGGCTGGGCGTTCGGCCTGTCGGCGCTGGGCGGCTTGCCGGGGGCAGGGCTGCCGAGCTTGCTGGGCGCGCGGGTCAACCGCCAGTTCATGATCGCCGTGGGCTTGGCGGCGGTGTTCATCTCCATCGCCATGCTCACCGGCCACACCCGCACGCCCACGCAGCTGTGCGTTGCGCTGCTGCTGATCAACTTCGGCTGGGTGCTGTCGCTGTCGTACTACATGGCACTGATCACCACCAACGACCCGACCGGCAAGCTCACGCCCTTGGTCAGCATCACCCTGATGGGGGCGGCGGCGGTGACACCGGCGCTGATTGCCATGCTGGTGGAAGGCTCCAACCAGCAACTGATCTTCGTGCTGGGCACTGCGGCGCTGGTGGTTGCCTTCGCCGTCACCTGCCTGGGGGCAGGGCCGAAGGAAATGCGTGACAAGGCGGCTTGTTGAGCTGTTTCATCCACCACCCTCCAGGCCGGCGCAGCACCCTGTGGGAGCCGCGCTTGCCGGCGATGGGCCGCAAAGCGGCCCCACATTTGCCCGATGGCAAACGTTCCGACTAAGCTGGCGACATTGCGCCGTGAGGATGGATTCGATGTTGCACATACCCTTGGGAATGGGACTGTTACTCGCTGTCGCGTGGGTGGACGCGGCGCCGTTGCAGGTGCCCACACCGGCCGAGCTCAGAACCCAGCTCGACAGCCTCAAACCGGGTCAGTTTCTCTGGTACCCGCAGGTTTCGCCAGTGGGGCCGGTGACTGTGGTGGTCAGCCTCACCGAGCAGCGTGCCTACGTCTATCGCAACGGCATCGCCATCGGCGTCAGTACCGTCAGCAGTGGCAAGGCCGGCCGGGAAACCCCCACCGGGGTGTTCAGCATCCTGCAGAAGAAGGTCGAGCATAAATCCAGCCTCTACAACAGCGCACCCATGCCCTACATGGAGCGGCTGACGTGGGACGGCATTGCCCTGCACGCAGGCCATTTGCCAGGGTACCCGGCCTCGCATGGTTGCGTGCGCCTGCCGATGGAGTTCGCCAAGAAGCTGTATGAAGTCACCGGCTTCAGTTCGACCACCGTCATCGTGTCCGATACCCACAGCGCTCCGGTGGAGGTTTATCACCCTGGCGTGTTGGCGCCCACGGTCAGCGACGGCAAGGCCCAGGGCCCGCTGGTACTGAGCAACCAGCAGTTCTGGAACGACCCGAACCCGACGGCGGGGCCACTGTCGATCCTGATCAGCCGCGCCGACCTGCGTGCCTATGTTTATCGCGGGGGCCAGCTGATCGGCTCGGCGCCCGCGCTGTCGGTTGAAAGCGGTCCGCATCGACGTGGCATGGCGGTGTATTCCCTGCTGCAAAAACCCTCCGCCCTGGCCCTCGATGCCACGCTACCGTTGCGCTGGTCGGTGGTGGGCCTGAGCAACCCGGAGTACGGGGATTCTCCCTATGATCAGCTGGGGCAGTTGACCCTGAACGCGGAATTCCGCCGTCATCTGCGCGCGGCAATGGACGTCGGCACCATGCTGGTGATTACCGACTGGGCGTCCACCCGGGATACCCGCAGCGACGGAAAATTCACGGTAATCAGCACCGAAGACCATGAAGAAGTTAAGCCATTGGTCAAGAAATGATCGGCAAGCCGGCTAGAATCAAGCAAAGTAGTGGCTTTTGGCTTCGTTCAGGCTGTCGCCTGGACGGCGGACCTGCTGCGGATTGCAGGCCG
The Pseudomonas sp. KU43P genome window above contains:
- a CDS encoding L,D-transpeptidase, producing MLHIPLGMGLLLAVAWVDAAPLQVPTPAELRTQLDSLKPGQFLWYPQVSPVGPVTVVVSLTEQRAYVYRNGIAIGVSTVSSGKAGRETPTGVFSILQKKVEHKSSLYNSAPMPYMERLTWDGIALHAGHLPGYPASHGCVRLPMEFAKKLYEVTGFSSTTVIVSDTHSAPVEVYHPGVLAPTVSDGKAQGPLVLSNQQFWNDPNPTAGPLSILISRADLRAYVYRGGQLIGSAPALSVESGPHRRGMAVYSLLQKPSALALDATLPLRWSVVGLSNPEYGDSPYDQLGQLTLNAEFRRHLRAAMDVGTMLVITDWASTRDTRSDGKFTVISTEDHEEVKPLVKK
- a CDS encoding amidohydrolase family protein, which gives rise to MNDREFINAIDADGLPLYIAVKNGRISHIGPQRAAQAARETIDLEGLLVLPGFVDGHIHLDKSFVGDRWHPHQAVATLRERLAVEKRELAGAPPIVERAQALIRQCASFGTIAMRCHVDVDATTGLTNLQAILEAREACKDLVDIELVAFPQAGVVTCPGTAQVMEAAVREGVQVVGGIDPTTLDGDADAQLDIVFGIADRHGVKVDIHLHEPGDICIAQLERIAARTQALGMQGLVAVSHAYGLGDVSDSVVDRTAQVLAKAGVSIMTNAPGEHAFPPVLRLRAGGVRVFTGNDNIQDAWWPYGNGDMLQRAMLVSYRSGFNTDEELRVALHMATEASAGVIGKQGYGLKVGNEASFVLFKAPNAAAAVAAALHERVIVRRGAFWGGPAVLQLKAAQFAEALPR
- a CDS encoding MFS transporter, which produces MINDSRRLRAALIFIACTSFIVCGVQPIFMGLLTERLNLSLDLQGWVVSVEMIGMTLGTLLCPVMMKRHGGRSLCLLVGLLCVALSIATAFATTHTLLLIVRLAAGTCAGLVYAYAVCTLGRLPNQDRSFGLMLLLQTPEYSLFSAALPLLAAQSGAVTALCSFGLWYLLICGASLVLPRRPAVMLASGEGSPAQGGSARTGRTALVGMLFMQIAIYCVWGFIDQLARDQGIDGVDIGWAFGLSALGGLPGAGLPSLLGARVNRQFMIAVGLAAVFISIAMLTGHTRTPTQLCVALLLINFGWVLSLSYYMALITTNDPTGKLTPLVSITLMGAAAVTPALIAMLVEGSNQQLIFVLGTAALVVAFAVTCLGAGPKEMRDKAAC